In Ammospiza caudacuta isolate bAmmCau1 chromosome 2, bAmmCau1.pri, whole genome shotgun sequence, a genomic segment contains:
- the LOC131572320 gene encoding uncharacterized protein LOC131572320 has product MDKRESSPQGPDSPQGSGSYRDADNPPRLEVEREEGSPHGTESRGETRSLPELSPYGDGSTPRNGGFGKSGTCRIETSTPRTGDNSLGGNVSKLRYSEKNDTETCEREAENNSQKLNIIIQIEDKRDGRGTEDEDSSPEQDRRRQMREERRQMQSEARLDCVNHARGVVGKELTEIEGEDEEQGKGKRKEKRKNREDIEAQEDPGEGTSHSYYTRSVARREAKQEEERNHTIAPLRQLMPMVGERTRVKVPFSTSDLNNWRDEARNFRRNPEGVAKRFELMAKNLDIDWEDIEVMLSELTDTERELVLETGKRHAQVLSGRLEDNFPSSKPEWDPGNEEHYRRLVQYRKLIAMGLRNAIPKAINWSMLYDIRQGKDETPSEFLDRLRAAMRQYTPLDPATEEGKQHLLGLMMGQSNPDIRKKLQKLEHPENKNLEALLNEAWKVYNNREVEEKKREDRRIARVVAVAVAA; this is encoded by the coding sequence ATGGACAAGAGGGAAAGCAGCCCGCAGGGACCAGATAGTCCACAGGGGTCGGGAAGCTACAGGGATGCTGACAACCCACCCAGATTAGAAGTTGAGAGGGAAGAAGGCAGCCCACATGGAACAGAGAGTCGAGGGGAGACACGCAGCCTCCCCGAACTAAGTCCATATGGGGATGGTAGTACACCCAGAAATGGAGGTTTTGGGAAATCAGGTACCTGTAGAATAGAAACCAGCACACCGAGGACTGGGGATAACTCACTAGGAGGCAACGTCTCTAAGCTAAGGTATAGTGAGAAGAATGACACTGAGACATGCGAAAGGGAGGCAGAGAACAACTCACAGAAGCTGAATATAATAATTCAGATAGAGGATAAGAGAGATGGAAGGGGAACAGAAGATGAGGACAGTAGCCCGGAACAGGATAGGCGCCGGCAGATGCGGGAAGAAAGGCGACAGATGCAGAGCGAGGCGCGGCTGGACTGTGTAAACCATGCCAGGGGGGTAGTAGGAAAAGAGTTAACAGAAATAGAAGGTGAAGATGaagaacagggaaagggaaagagaaaagagaagagaaagaataggGAAGACATTGAGGCACAGGAAGATCCTGGGGAAGGGACTAGTCATTCGTATTATACCAGATCTGTGGCACGGagggaagcaaagcaagaaGAGGAACGGAACCATACAATAGCTCCTCTCCGACAACTTATGCCAATGGTAGGAGAAAGGACCAGGGTAAAGGTACCGTTCTCCACAAGTGATCTGAACAATTGGAGGGATGAGGCAAGGAACTTCAGGAGGAATCCAGAGGGAGTAGCGAAGAGGTTTGAATTAATGGCAAAGAATTTAGATATTGATTGGGAAGATATAGAGGTGATGTTGTCAGAATTGACAGATACAGAAAGGGAACTCGTATTGGAAACAGGAAAACGACATGCTCAAGTATTATCAGGGAGACTAGAAGATAATTTCCCCAGCAGTAAACCAGAATGGGATCCGGGCAACGAAGAGCACTATCGACGATTGGTGCAGTACAGAAAGCTGATAGCGATGGGCTTGCGTAATGCGATCCCTAAGGCTATCAATTGGTCGATGTTATATGACATTAGGCAGGGAAAGGATGAGACCCCGTCAGAGTTTTTGGATAGACTTAGGGCAGCCATGAGACAATACACACCCCTGGACCCGGCAACGGAAGAAGGGAAACAACACCTGTTAGGATTAATGATGGGACAGAGTAACCCAGACAtcagaaagaaattgcaaaagcttgaacatccagaaaataaaaacctggagGCCTTGCTGAATGAGGCATGGAAGGTATATAATAATAGAGAAgttgaggagaagaaaagggaggacAGGAGGATAGCCCGAGTagtggctgtggcagtggcagcttAG